A part of Chryseobacterium arthrosphaerae genomic DNA contains:
- a CDS encoding carboxypeptidase-like regulatory domain-containing protein: MNYRVRNIIKKYREKSFLLFVFLYSAILFSQQTVTGKIVDDEGGNLSGVIVINITTDKKVYSDAEGMFSIDAGPNDELRFVKEDFRRTSRRVLTNGINSQLFITLYQIPRDVGEVKIVKKLTGDLEVDSRIVAKVDKGEQVRDAVGLPQPVGKMREKPAEVKSVLLPILLGNLNVQGVYDLISGKARRQKRFYKYDDLQEHILWIRKRIEDDYFTKAGIPADRISEFIEFSFAAKPQVRTYVKARNLSGVMLRLEETMPLFIQRLKQNQK; encoded by the coding sequence TTGAATTACAGAGTTAGAAATATCATAAAGAAATACCGGGAAAAAAGTTTTTTACTATTTGTTTTTCTCTACAGTGCCATTTTGTTTTCTCAACAAACGGTAACGGGAAAAATTGTAGATGATGAAGGAGGTAACCTGAGTGGCGTTATTGTCATTAACATCACTACGGATAAAAAGGTATATTCTGACGCTGAAGGAATGTTTTCTATTGATGCTGGTCCCAATGATGAGCTGAGGTTTGTAAAAGAAGATTTCAGAAGAACATCCAGACGGGTTCTTACCAATGGAATCAATTCTCAGCTGTTTATTACGCTTTATCAGATTCCCAGGGATGTGGGAGAAGTAAAGATCGTAAAAAAACTCACCGGAGATCTGGAAGTGGATTCCAGGATTGTAGCCAAAGTAGATAAGGGAGAGCAGGTGAGAGATGCCGTAGGGCTTCCGCAGCCTGTAGGTAAGATGAGAGAAAAACCGGCAGAAGTGAAAAGTGTTCTTTTGCCTATTCTCTTAGGAAACCTGAATGTACAGGGTGTTTATGATCTGATAAGCGGTAAAGCAAGAAGGCAGAAGAGGTTTTATAAATATGACGATCTTCAGGAGCATATTCTCTGGATCCGGAAGAGGATAGAAGATGATTATTTTACCAAAGCAGGAATTCCGGCGGACAGGATTTCAGAGTTCATTGAATTTTCATTTGCGGCAAAACCACAGGTACGTACTTATGTAAAGGCGAGAAATCTTTCAGGAGTGATGCTGAGACTGGAAGAAACAATGCCACTTTTCATTCAAAGACTGAAACAGAACCAAAAGTAA
- a CDS encoding carboxypeptidase-like regulatory domain-containing protein, with product MKLKLFFFLSLIFFVHSHAQTYIFGKITSEDGAEIQDVNVINIRTDEMIISNRDGHFMIAGKAGDELRFVKPGYERITRRVSQENIQSPMNITLVRITIQIPEVEVKQGLTGNLKIDSKTYNKAKKVQQLEAELGRYIKQKSDPRILAARPGEFVQPKGEGFFIGKVKDRWDDIDLMSYIKKSLGETYFTDLKIDKAQIDHFIYYVFAGGFERKKILKYGFCSDADLTRFQRLVLTRITTYRTPQSQR from the coding sequence GTGAAACTTAAACTATTCTTTTTTTTATCCCTTATATTTTTCGTTCACAGCCATGCCCAGACTTATATCTTTGGAAAGATTACTTCAGAAGACGGTGCTGAAATACAGGATGTAAATGTGATCAATATCAGAACTGATGAAATGATCATTTCAAACCGGGACGGACACTTTATGATTGCCGGAAAAGCAGGCGATGAACTGCGTTTTGTAAAACCGGGTTATGAACGTATTACAAGGAGGGTTTCCCAGGAAAATATACAGTCGCCTATGAATATCACCCTTGTAAGGATCACAATCCAGATTCCCGAGGTTGAGGTAAAGCAGGGACTTACCGGAAACCTGAAAATAGACTCAAAAACTTATAATAAGGCTAAAAAGGTTCAACAACTGGAAGCTGAATTAGGCCGTTATATCAAACAAAAATCTGATCCGAGAATCCTGGCCGCAAGACCCGGAGAATTTGTACAGCCAAAAGGAGAGGGCTTCTTTATTGGAAAAGTTAAAGATCGATGGGATGATATCGATCTGATGAGCTATATTAAAAAAAGTCTCGGTGAAACCTATTTTACAGATCTTAAGATAGATAAAGCACAGATTGACCATTTTATTTACTACGTTTTTGCCGGAGGTTTTGAAAGGAAAAAAATCCTGAAATATGGATTTTGCAGTGATGCGGATCTGACCAGGTTTCAACGCCTTGTTCTGACCAGAATTACAACATACCGTACTCCACAATCCCAACGGTAA
- a CDS encoding UvrD-helicase domain-containing protein gives MQNSYTVINASAGSGKTYALVQRLLMICLRYPNQQQSIRNILALTFTNKAANEMKERILSWLGNFSAGNYAENTDLKNIQKAFEEQGLKITIDELHHRSKKLLDYILHNYSTLNIGTIDRFNSRLVRSFSYELGLAKNFNLEIEAEPFLIEAVDKMLDQIGENETISNSFMDYVDYSLENNERINLNKNLYDSAKEFVKDIHYEHLKSNKSFDDAHYENIKNTLRKEIVLNKKKSAELAAQSIELFKSRNIEIEDFAQGKNGIGGFFTKVTDFYQQKRAGFPFPTTLEESVINNYRKGASSKSKHKEADILEILDQLIENRMQLIRLFIETQKKEKVLSALLPLKVNKDIQDELRKIEEENDLVLLSKFNILINENLRNEPSAFIYEKVGSQFQHYFFDEFQDTSELQWQNFVPLRDHSVATEYTSFTLVGDPKQSIYRFRGGESKLMLDIINKKEFSPKEADLLVLKDNWRSARNIVQFNNELYRYHSEGLEEEHKNIFGTDAEQSPKSKFDGRVKVNLIENLTNEEFYDDTSERMQKDIQECLDNGFKFSDITILCRGNFDIFSYSQKLGNLKVTYHGEETNIKTISDKGLTLELSNTLKAVIEFLRWEINPKNKPCLIMMMYHLNTLGKIHMADFTLEMKEILDIESHEEILLFLQQKYSLQLKQDNFPRFNLYNFIEYYINEFSVENKETDFLLNFLEMLFNFTQNAGASTKEFLKYWDEEASSYTIQASENIDAIQIMTIHKSKGLEFPIVFIPMINKNRDNEFTNWFETNESDALKSVNINQFSKNLEVYDEQIQEFNKKNSYKNLIDRLCLQYVATTRPVEQLFFYIQKANKTSNNLELLEFLQTKNTENADEFDLYEVYPEMLKKYSKTKSSSFKTKNIEDLKNINEKSTSIKIATPSKNYQVRNEKVRIGLFVHELLSKINTEKDIAKVLEGYALEGQITIEEKNEIEATLREIVRTYAEFFDEKWEVINEKDIMISENGESHISRPDRILKSDEGYIIVDFKTGEQKSKDEAQVQGYRNILERLGKKVLKTQIIYL, from the coding sequence ATGCAAAATTCTTATACAGTCATCAATGCTTCAGCAGGATCAGGAAAAACATATGCCCTGGTTCAGAGGCTTCTGATGATCTGTCTCCGCTATCCTAATCAGCAGCAATCGATCAGGAATATTCTCGCTCTGACTTTTACCAATAAGGCAGCCAACGAGATGAAGGAAAGAATTCTGTCCTGGCTGGGAAATTTTTCCGCCGGTAATTATGCAGAGAATACGGATTTGAAAAACATTCAGAAAGCGTTTGAAGAACAGGGTTTAAAGATTACCATCGACGAGCTTCATCACCGTTCTAAAAAACTTCTGGATTATATCCTTCACAACTATTCTACCCTGAATATCGGGACTATTGACCGCTTTAACTCGAGGTTGGTAAGAAGTTTTTCTTACGAGCTGGGACTTGCGAAGAATTTTAATCTTGAAATTGAAGCTGAACCGTTTCTGATTGAAGCTGTAGATAAAATGCTGGATCAGATCGGCGAAAATGAAACGATCTCCAATTCTTTCATGGATTATGTAGATTACAGCCTTGAAAACAATGAAAGGATCAATCTTAATAAAAACCTTTATGATTCGGCCAAAGAATTTGTAAAGGATATTCATTACGAGCATTTGAAAAGCAATAAGAGCTTTGATGATGCCCATTATGAAAACATAAAAAATACCCTAAGAAAAGAAATCGTTCTCAATAAAAAGAAATCTGCAGAATTGGCGGCTCAATCCATTGAACTGTTTAAATCCAGAAATATTGAGATTGAAGATTTTGCCCAGGGAAAAAACGGGATCGGAGGTTTCTTTACCAAAGTTACTGACTTTTACCAACAGAAGAGAGCCGGCTTTCCTTTTCCTACGACTCTGGAAGAATCTGTTATCAACAATTACCGGAAAGGAGCCTCTTCAAAATCAAAACATAAAGAAGCTGATATTCTGGAAATTCTTGACCAGTTGATTGAGAACAGGATGCAGCTTATCCGTTTGTTTATTGAAACCCAGAAAAAAGAGAAAGTTCTTTCTGCGCTGCTTCCGTTAAAAGTAAATAAGGATATCCAGGATGAACTCAGGAAAATTGAGGAAGAAAACGATCTTGTTCTTCTTTCAAAGTTTAATATCCTGATCAATGAGAACCTTAGGAATGAACCTTCGGCTTTTATTTATGAAAAAGTAGGTTCCCAGTTTCAGCATTATTTCTTCGATGAATTCCAGGATACATCGGAACTGCAATGGCAGAATTTTGTACCGTTGAGAGATCATAGTGTCGCCACAGAGTACACTTCATTCACATTGGTTGGTGATCCTAAACAGAGTATCTACCGGTTCCGGGGCGGGGAAAGTAAGCTGATGCTGGATATTATCAACAAAAAGGAATTTTCACCCAAAGAAGCCGATCTTCTTGTTTTAAAAGATAACTGGAGAAGTGCCAGAAATATTGTACAGTTCAATAATGAACTCTACCGGTATCACTCTGAAGGACTTGAAGAAGAGCATAAAAATATTTTCGGGACCGATGCTGAGCAGAGTCCGAAATCAAAATTTGACGGACGGGTAAAAGTTAACCTGATTGAAAATCTTACCAATGAAGAATTTTATGATGATACCTCAGAAAGGATGCAGAAGGATATTCAGGAATGCCTGGATAACGGATTTAAATTCTCAGATATTACGATTCTCTGCCGTGGAAACTTCGATATTTTCAGTTATTCACAAAAGCTGGGGAACCTGAAGGTAACGTATCACGGTGAAGAAACCAATATTAAGACTATTTCGGACAAAGGACTTACCCTTGAGCTTTCCAATACGTTAAAAGCCGTTATTGAGTTCCTGAGATGGGAAATTAATCCTAAGAATAAGCCTTGCCTGATCATGATGATGTACCATCTGAATACGCTGGGGAAAATTCATATGGCGGATTTCACTTTGGAGATGAAGGAGATCCTGGATATTGAAAGCCACGAGGAAATTCTTCTGTTCCTTCAGCAGAAATATTCGCTGCAGCTTAAACAGGATAATTTCCCGAGATTTAACCTGTACAACTTCATTGAATATTACATCAATGAGTTTTCCGTAGAAAACAAAGAGACAGATTTCCTGCTTAATTTCCTGGAAATGCTTTTCAATTTTACCCAGAATGCCGGCGCCAGCACAAAAGAGTTTCTTAAATACTGGGATGAGGAAGCGTCATCGTACACCATTCAGGCCTCTGAAAATATCGATGCCATTCAGATTATGACCATCCATAAATCCAAAGGGCTGGAATTCCCGATTGTTTTCATTCCCATGATCAATAAAAACAGGGATAATGAATTTACCAACTGGTTTGAGACCAATGAAAGTGATGCCTTAAAATCTGTCAACATCAATCAGTTCAGTAAGAATCTTGAAGTATATGATGAGCAGATACAGGAATTTAACAAGAAGAACTCTTATAAAAATCTGATTGACAGGCTTTGCCTTCAGTATGTTGCCACGACGAGACCTGTAGAACAATTGTTTTTTTATATTCAAAAAGCTAATAAAACGTCTAATAATCTTGAGCTTCTGGAGTTTCTTCAGACCAAAAATACAGAGAATGCAGATGAGTTTGATCTGTACGAGGTATATCCTGAAATGCTTAAGAAATATTCGAAAACAAAAAGTTCGTCTTTTAAAACAAAGAATATTGAAGATCTGAAGAATATCAATGAAAAAAGTACTTCGATCAAGATTGCCACACCGTCCAAAAACTATCAGGTAAGAAATGAGAAAGTGAGAATCGGTCTTTTCGTCCATGAACTTTTATCAAAGATCAATACGGAAAAAGATATCGCCAAAGTCCTGGAAGGCTATGCTCTGGAAGGGCAGATCACCATTGAAGAAAAAAATGAAATAGAAGCTACCTTACGCGAGATCGTCAGAACCTATGCTGAGTTTTTTGATGAAAAATGGGAAGTGATCAATGAAAAAGATATCATGATCTCTGAAAACGGAGAAAGCCATATTTCACGTCCTGACCGTATTCTGAAAAGCGATGAAGGCTATATCATTGTAGATTTTAAAACCGGGGAACAAAAAAGCAAAGATGAAGCTCAGGTGCAAGGTTACAGAAACATTCTTGAAAGGCTTGGTAAAAAGGTTCTTAAAACGCAGATTATCTATCTCTGA
- a CDS encoding ferritin, which translates to MVSEKIAKLINEQIAHEQYAAQYYLSMSAWFSGKDLDGIANYFRVQSKEELMHADKMFDYLNDVGGEIIIGEIAKPPHEFENATDIFEKALAHEKIVTKSIFNIVKNANEEGDFATTSFLQWFINEQVEEEASASQYVTKIKMVCDNPSALYLFDQELSQRVFTPDATA; encoded by the coding sequence ATGGTTAGCGAAAAAATTGCAAAATTAATTAACGAACAGATTGCTCACGAACAATATGCCGCTCAATATTATCTTTCAATGTCTGCCTGGTTTTCAGGAAAAGATCTTGACGGGATTGCCAACTACTTCAGAGTACAGAGCAAAGAAGAATTGATGCATGCTGATAAAATGTTTGATTATTTAAATGATGTAGGGGGAGAAATCATCATCGGAGAAATTGCAAAACCTCCACATGAGTTCGAAAATGCAACAGATATTTTCGAAAAGGCACTGGCGCATGAGAAGATTGTAACTAAAAGTATTTTCAATATCGTTAAGAATGCAAACGAAGAAGGTGACTTTGCTACCACATCATTCCTGCAGTGGTTTATCAATGAGCAGGTAGAAGAAGAAGCCAGCGCTTCCCAATATGTTACCAAAATTAAAATGGTGTGCGATAACCCATCCGCATTATATCTTTTTGATCAGGAATTGTCACAGAGAGTATTCACTCCTGATGCAACTGCTTAA